CAAGTTTTATTAGCGTGAAAGAAACTAtttgtattattctctctctctttctctctctctctctctctctctctctctctctctctctctctctctctcaagatataACTGATTGATAAAGAGTCACCTGTCTGGAGCAAGTACAGGTGTGTAATTAAGAGTATGTGTacctgaggcggcggcggcggcggctgcggtggtggtgacgatggtggtggctgcagtggtggtggtgctggttgtgaGTGACGGGCGATGAGGAAGGTGAACTAATGATAAAATTACGGTAAGGTGAAGGTAAAGGTGAATCAGGTGAGAATTAGCAGCTCACCTGTAATTAGCAAGCGAAGGGGTGGCGACAGGTGAGTTTTGCAAGGCGGGCAGGCAAGAGTGAAGGTTTAAAAGAGGTGAAGTGAGCGCTGGTTAAAGAAAATTGCTTATCTGACGCGGGGTTTGGAAAGGTAACAGGGAGAAGTGAATAGAGATGGCTTGTCTTCCTTTGCTTAtcgtttttttgttatattgctaaagaaagagagagaggtagataaataagaaaggaaacataGGTGAATAAaatatagatacatacatacagacagacagacagacagacagacacgccaATTACCaaggtgtatgtatgtaaggcAGATGGAATTTATGACTTAcgtaaaattaaaggaaaatataaaagagtcaaataaaaggagatgaatgtagagaataaacaataaacagtgAGAAAGGAGATGGACGGGAAGaagattagtgagagagagagagagagagagagagagagagagagagagagagagagtgagtgagtgagtgagttttttCTCGCCaacaaaacttgaaaataaatgaaagatgaaaaagaaaatgaaaataaagaaaggaatagatgaaagcaagaaatgggagagagagagagagagagagagagagagagagagagagagagaagaaaaacggataaatctctctctctctctctctctctctctctctctcacacacacacaccaaaagtcACGTTTCTCAAAAAAACTCATAAGTTTCTCGTTGGTAGTCACGTTCTTGCCTCCAGTTTGGCTCAGTAGTtcctccaattctctctctctctctctctctctctctctctctctctctttctctttctctctctctctctctctctctctctctctctctctctctcttgagttttcattctttctattttcatttatctccgacagtttttatgttctctctctctctctctctctctctctctctctctctctctctctctgtgtattttCAGGATTTACTTAATACTGTTTGAGTCACCCAGCCGTTTagtccccctcccttctctccctcctctctctctctctctctctctctctctctctctctctctctctctgggaataaATGTCGCAGCAAAGGTTATTGATACGAGGCGGGCTGGTTCGGAGCAGTCACAGCGGCGAGGCGGAGTGAGTTAGGCAAGGAAAAGGTCACAAGGTCAAACAGGCGTCGTGGGCAGGAGCGATTGGACAGGTATGGGCAGGTATGGACAGGTATGGGCAGTTCAGGTGAgataaggttgggttaggttaggttaggttaggttaggttgagttgggttaggttgggttaggttgggttaggttaggttaggttaaggaaagaaggaaaagaatagatagaaggaaagaaaaatgttagattgtaaagaaattaagaaagtgaaaggaaagtttgttagaaagagaaaagagaagaaaacaacagcaaagaaaaatgtagaaggaagaaaagagaggaaggggaaaagaataaGGTAGGGTGAGgttaggaggagaaaagaagagaaagaagaagaagaagagtagaataGATTATGAAAAAGGGACAcactggaaaaataaaagatggaaaagagaaaaacaaacaacaaacaagaaaaaaggtggaaaagatgaaagaggagaaagaaaagaagaaggagaaggaaaaaaagaataatatagaATAAATTATGAAAAGGCAACACACTGGATGAATAAAAAgacggaaaagaggaaaaacaaacaacaaacaagaaaaaaggtgaagatgaaagaggagaaggaaaagaagaagaaaaagaagaagaggaagaagatagaacaTGGAAAACTGGGCTCACTGAGGGCTGGGGGCTTACTGGGGCCTAGAGGACTAACACTGGATACACTGGGACTGGGGGCTGGGGGAGTGTACTGGGGGAATGCaggggaaggatggggaaaGCAAGGAGGCATGACAGTTGGCAAGAAATACAGCCCCATGGGGAAGGAGttaactaggaggaggaggaggaggaggaggaaaaggaggagagtcgAGTAAATCTGAGAGAaatgcaaggaagaggaggaggaaaaaggaaaaggaaagtcgtgtaggagagatggaggagagagaagaagtaggaagaggaagaggaagaggaggaggaggaggagctggaggaaaaggaggagagttgaaTAAATCTGAGAGGAgagcaaggaaaaagaggaggaggaaaacgaagacatgtaagaaggaaggaagtgacggagggaagagaagagaagaaggagaaggaggaggaaaggaaggaaatggagataaaggaagaaggaagagaggagaggaaaatgcaaTGGAgcgaaaggaaaatggaagggaggaaaggggaagggaaaataggaagggaCAAAAACATAGGGGGAGGAAAcataaagggaaaatgaaaggggtggaagaggaggaagaggaaagaatgaatgaaggaagaggaggaagaggaggaggaggaagattaaaagCAGCAGGGGGGATAATTTGCCAGctacagagaaggaaaggaggaggaggaggaggaggagaacaaggtaACTACATAAGAGAAATATAAGTAATCactgaccaggaggaggaggaggaggaggaggaggaggagggaaaggaggaagaggaggaggaggaggaggaggagcaatggagatgaaaagaaagggaaaaacagtaaaaatgagagaaataaaaaatgaaaactgaaagaaaaaggaaagaaaacaagaacaagacaattgccaaacaacaacaacaacaacaacaacacaacaataaaaaaaagaataaaaacaaactaaacgAAGACAAAACGAATGAAAACACGAAGACAACAACATAACTGCCTGAAGCGGCcacggctggaggaggaggaggaggaggaggaggaggaggaggaggagcccaaTTACtacatcaggaggaggaggaggaggaggaggaggaggataacgacAGCAAGGAGATTAGGAGAGAAACgccagagagagggaagagggagagagagagagagagagagagagagagagagagagaaaggggggatgTAACTTCTCTGAAAGCTTGTGAAAATCCTTCCTGACATTGGCGAGGCTTGGGCgtgggccagagagagagagagagagagagagagagagagagagagagagagagagccacgcgAGTCTAGCCACCAATCACGTATCTTATTTCATCAACTTGGCGGTAAAACATCaacatcaagaggaggaggaggaggaggaggaggaggaggaggaggaggaggtggtggtggtggtggtggaggtgaattAAGCTACGTTATAAAATTGAAAGTTGTATTGttagtcgtagtagtggtggtggtggtggtggtggtggtggtagtagtagtagtagtagtagtagtggtggtagtagtagtagtagtagtagtagtgtggtggtggtggtggtggtggtggtggtagtagtagtagtaatagtagtggtggtggtggtggtggtggtagtggtggtggtggtggtggtggtggtggtggtggtggtggtggtggtggtggtggtggtggtggtggtggtggtggtggtggtagcagtagcagtagtagtagtagtagtagtggtggtggtggtggtggtggtggtggtggtggtggtggtggtggtgatagaaaaaccaaaaagaaaaaaaatgaaacgaaatCAAATCCAAAAATGCGAAAAACAGCGAAAAAAACAATCCTTccattttatcttcccttcactgGACACGaaaacatcctctctctctctctctctctctctctctctctctctctctctctctctctctctctctctctctctctctctctctctgccataaaAGGGTAGCGAAGCCTCAAAAAGTTGTCATAAATACTGAActgttaagaggaggaggaggaggaggaggaggaggaggaggaggaggaggaggaggagatgaaaagattgctataacaaaaattaaataaaaaaatgatacagagtagagggaagagaagattgtagtatggaggaggaggaggaggaggaggaggaggaggaggaggaggaggaggaggaggaggaggaggaggagttactgagatgaaaaataaaaacacagatgAATTTATAATAgttaatgaaagaggaggaggaagaagaggaggaggaggaggaggaggattaattttcttccatatcccagttttatttttcatgtatcctctctctctctctctctctctctctctctctctctctctctctctctctctctctctctctctctcatccttctcttccactcgaTCGCTTTACGAAAGGAAtttggagggaagagaaagagaaaaatgcagtcaggaggaggaggaggaggaagaagaagaagaagaagatagaaaaaaacaagaagaaaaacaagaatgaagagaagaagaaaaggaagggaagaaataaagattaaaaaatgatagaggaggaggaagaagaagaagaagaggaagaggaagaggaagaggaggaggaggaggaggaagataagggcaATATAATGACAAGATGACAACGATTAAAAGACTAAACCCTTATATGttaatgcatgagagagagagagagagagagagagagagagagagagagagagagagagagagagagactccagcAACGAATAGATAGCATTCCTAGACAGACGAACattaagagagaggggagaggggagaggagggaggggaagcaaCATACCTGTAATATTTAAGGAGGATGGAGGGGGGTGgacatgaacagagagagagagagagagagagagagagagagagagagagagagagagagagagagagagagaactagtaaaattctgtgtgtgtgtgtgtgaaggttaaGAGGTGAAGGTTTTGCAATGGTGGGTGAAGCCAAAACGAAGACGAGGGGGAGacgaaagggaggaggggaggtgaggggagatttGACCAGTTGCGGGGGGGaatgggagatgagggagagcaCGTGTGAGGGCTGTGAGAGGAATgacaaatgaggaggaggaggaggaggaggaggaggaggagatgaagaatagGTTGGAAGGTATTGTTATAGCAACCACCtatcaaatcctcctcctcctcctcctcctcctcctcctctaaaaatACAtggatgatatttttttctgaaatttGCGGGAAAATTCACAATATATTTTGAGAGAAAAGAATTTTGGGACTCTTGGGAAAtaatgtccagagagagagagagagagagagagagagaaaggaaaataggaagattctctctctctctctctctctctctctctctctcattacgtaaAAACTCCCACGCATTAATTAGCACTGTGTTGCCTCCAAGTTGGCTTTACgagggaaactctctctctctctctctctctctctctctctctctctctctctctctctctctctctctcattccggtcttttattttcatttttctctgttttattactattcatcttcctcctcctcctcctcctcctcctcctcctcctcctcctcctcctcctcctctaccttgtGTTTGTTATGGATTacttcactgtctgtctgtctgtcgtgtgtgtgtgtgtgtgtgtgtgtctgtctgtctgtctgtctgtctgtctgtctgtctgtctgtctgtatttttgtttgtcatgaaataaaaaggaaaattttcttaacatttgaagcatgaagagagagagagagagagagagagagagagagagagagagagagagagagagagagagagagagagagagagagagagagagagagagagagagaggtgaaaaatgGTGTCTTTTATCTTTCAAACATGGatgggaagaatgaaaagtaaaaaaaggaagatcaaaagaaaaagaggggaaaagaaaaagaggggaaacatttttacaagTTCCTCTTCGAAAcagaaaagcgaaaaaaaacaagaaaataaaaatgacaagggaaaagaaaaaaaacatctaatTATCGCttttaaattagaaaaaaacaagaaaaatcaggaaaagaagaagaaaagaaataaaagaaaattatcattGATTTtgaggggaaacaaaaaaaatgaggggaaaatgagaggaggaaaggaaaaatgaggacaataagggaaaaatgaggggaaaagggaaaaggaggtggaaaagatgggaaaacgaatggaaaaaggaaaaaaggggaaagatgacgggaaaagtgaaaatgaggggaaataaaagggaaaagaaaaactgaggggagaaagagaatttataGGAAAAATGagtggaaatgagagaaaataaaaaaatgagggaaaaagggaaaaaatgaaggaaaaaagggaaaacaagtgtgtgtgtgtgtgtgtgtgtgtgtgtgtgtgtgtgtgtgtgtgtgagtgggattAAACGGAGGAGCCAATCTTTCGCCacgccttcttcctctttcctcttctccctcttcctctttcctcccctccctcttcctctttcctctcctccctcttcctccctcctcccctccctcttccccacctcACTCCGCCTCTTACTTCTACACTaaacttaccctaacctaacctaatttgaaCTAatctgaggggaaggaggaggaggaggaggaggaggaggaggaggaaaagaagactagTAATCGTTCCAGTCTTGATCTTTTCTacctgtatcctcctcctcctcctcctcctcctcctcctcctcctcctcctcccaagggACTGATTGAGCAAACTTTTCCCGCattcctcctgttttcctcttgcttctcgccctttactcctcctcctcctcctcctcctccctcttcctcttcctcttcctcatcctcctcctcctcctcatcctccaagTTAGCCTCGATCCCTGAAAACCTCGTGTTGAATTTATCAGTTTAGGgaagttacctctctctctctctctctctctctctctctctctctctctctctctctctctctctctctctctctctctctctctctctctctctctctctctctctctctctctctctctctcgcgtcagTGTGGAAGGCAGCAGAGATGAAATTTCCATAGTTGCTTACTGGACACTCGCCTTTATGGTAAAAAATAGtatgcaaagtgtgtgtgtgtgtgtgtgtgtgtgtgtgtgtgtgtgtgtgtgtgtgtgtgtgtgtgtgtgtgtaaagagcaGTTTTCCCCTTGAAACAACATGAaataatgaatctctctctctctctctctctctctctctctctctctctctctgctagatTTATCATAGTGTTTTTGTGAAAGTCCGCGGCgctattacgagagagagagagagagagagagagagagagagagagagagagagagagagagagagagagcaataaaacataaatatgagaggagggaaagaataaagtTGAGAGGAATattaatggaagaggagaggatgggaaggaggaggagtaggaggaggaggaggaggaagaggaggaggaggaggagtccatGAGagtgtcttcccttcctctctacccAGTGAGAGGAGAGTAATTGGAGGGCTTAATGCATCTaatagtggagggagaggagaggaagagggaagagagagagagagagggagagggaagggaaagggagggatgggaaacaagggaagagagaagggtaaTTGGGAGTCAAGCACatgtgaaggggaggaggaggaggaggaggaggaggaggaggaggaggaggaggaggaggaggaggaggaggaggatagtgtgtgcaaatagatagagagagaggaccgAGTCAAATACAGGAGAGGAAACatgagacgaagaagaggaggaggaggaggaggaggaagaggaggttctTAAATCATTCCACGTGACTTACAGCAGCTGGTCACGTCTTCTTAATTAACACGTGGGaacactgtcctcctcctcttcctcctcctcctcctcctcctcctcctcctcctcctcctcctcctcctcctcctcctcctcctcctcctcctcttccttctcaagttctttgtggtgtttgttgcaGCATcagcggtagtagtggtggtggtggtggtggtgaagttggttgtagtagtagtagtagtagttgttgttgttgttgtcatattatgattattatcttactatatatatatattttttttttgtgtgtgtgtgtgtgtgtgtgtgtgtgtgtgtgtgtgtgtgtgtgtgtgtgtgggcgcagGCGGGCGCGTGTGCTGTCCACTCATACCCTCTTTTCCCAACAGGCGGGCGGCATGGGCGGCGGCAGCTGGGTCAACAGTGGGGGGGAGTGGGCGGGGGAGGGCGGGGATTGTGACTGCGCcggcccctccttccttcaaccTCCCCCCGCCACCACGCCTACCCCCGTCCCCTGAACAGCCCTTCCTCGCCCCCGTGGACTGCGAGGCGCCCCTGACCTGCCCGAGCATCCTGGGGGCGCGGGAGGACCAGCGGCCTGGGGGGGGAACGCGCGCCCccatagcggtggtggtggtgtcggcggcaacgttggtggtgctggtggtggtcgcCGCTGTTATTGTGTGTAGGTGAGTGgttgggggggagagggagggggggattttcactctctctctctctctctctctctctctctctctctcacttctcaaggtTGTCATCAGcctcatattttcccttttcctattcagactttcttccttttttcctttttttctttttcctttttcttttttttcttactttttttccttcctcttctttaccttcactgtctccatattttttccctcttttttttctttattttttatccccAGCCTTCCTGTGCgctttcccgtctctctctctctctctctctctctctctctctctctctctctctctctctctctctctctctctctctctctctctctcacctgttttcGTCAATCAGTTTGCTTCCAcgaatttcatctctctctctctctctctctctctctctctctctctctctctctcacactcaatGACCTTACTACAGAGACAAAAAGgctcctgtatgtgtgtgtgtgtgtgtgtgtgtgtgtgtgtgtgtgtgtgtgtgtgtggctacagCCCATGTCTTCTCATCACGGCATGGCCAATTACatgtccaactctctctctctctctctctctctctctctctctgggactgTCAGCTTGCATCTCTCCGTCTCACTGCCTCTCCCTGACATCCCAAACAcgcccctttcctctcccacttactctcccctcattctctcccctctctctctctctctcccctcactcttcctttccctctccccctcactctaTTCATGTCtcctatcccctctctctttttacctttcctcctcctcctcctcctcctcctcctcctcctcctcctcctcctcctgtttcctttcctcattcctcctgtcttctttcctctctatacCTCTCCTattttcacctctcctcctcctcctcctcctcctcttcctctttctcttcctcttcctcttcttcttcttctcttttcctctttccttcctttatgtttgtttcttttcgtttttctttctctttttcttttcttccaatgttctttttattttctttttatttcactttccttttattttttctctttttctttttgtttcctgctTTGTCCtaatcttttttcccttcagttttcttcttcttcttcttcttcttcttcttcttcttcctctcttcttttctcccttcttcatcatattcctcctctcttcttcacctccttccatctcaccaccctccctcttccttagccacaccctcccctcctccctctccccttcctccccatcctccctcccttcaatcTTAAACTCTACCCCATAAATGTCTCCCCCAATGcaattccctcctcccctccccataaACTCCCCAGGATgccggccagcttcccttcccCAATAaacatctccttttctccccataccccttcctcctctttagtaCGCcccccacctcttccttttatttatctctcccctctcctgactcctcccttcttatcgctatctatctttctctctctctctctctctctctctctctctctctctctctctctctctctctctctctctctctctctctttctacttatTCCTTAAcccactgtcctcctcctcctcctcctcctcctcctcctcctcctctactctcacAAGGGCCCCCAGCAGGCAGCCTCATTGCTTGTCCCCCTCCCAGgttgcgtgggcgtgggcgcgCTCCCAAGGGCTGCACGGAGCTGAGCGGCGCCATTATTTACGATGACCTCCCCTCGGCGCCCTCCATCGTGCCTGCCCGCGGGCGCACTAGGTTCAAGCCGGTGCCCGTGGACGGCGAGATGGTGGGCATGACCATGGGCGTGCACCTGTACACGCCTGAGCCGCGCAGCAACGCGCCCTCAGAGCACCTTTACCAGAGCAtctcctcaggtgtgtgtgtgtgtgtgtgtgtgtgtgtgtgtgtgtgtgtgtgtgtgtgtgtgtgtgtgtgtgtgtgtgtgtgtctgtgtctatgtgtgtgtgtgtgtgtgtgcgcgcacatgtgtgtgtgttggtgatggttaCTGTAcatgtacatatgtgtgtgtgtgtgtgtgtgtgtgtgtgtgtgtgttggtggtggttactgtacatgtacatatgtgtgtgtgtgtgtgtgtgtgtgtgtgtgtgtgtgtgtgtgtgtgtgtttgtgttggtggtggtggttactgcACATGTGTggcatgtggtgtgtggtgttggcgCGGTGCTAACCttggcgtgtgtgcgtgtgtgtgttgcaggcagTGAGACGTGCAGCTACAGCACCAGCGAGGCGGCGGCTCACGACGGGCGGGCGCTGCTGCGGGGGGCGCGGCACCCCCCGCGCGTGCACGCGGCGACGCTGACAGACACGGACAGCGAGGAGGAGCCCCTGGCCGCCCTGGGCGTGCTGGACCCTAGCGACACTGacaccccttccccctcccccgcccACGTGCGCTACTACTGCCCGTCTGCACCGCCCCTCGCCCGCTCCCCAGGCCCAGACTACGAGAGCGTGTACTATGTGGGCGGCGCTAGGCGTGGGCGCCCACATACCCCCCAGCAGCGTGGCCTGCCCCCCCTGCCCTCCCGCACCGATAGGTTCCGTACCTACTTCTCCGTAGA
This region of Portunus trituberculatus isolate SZX2019 chromosome 12, ASM1759143v1, whole genome shotgun sequence genomic DNA includes:
- the LOC123502584 gene encoding LOW QUALITY PROTEIN: uncharacterized protein LOC123502584 (The sequence of the model RefSeq protein was modified relative to this genomic sequence to represent the inferred CDS: inserted 2 bases in 1 codon), translating into MILSLPTNTALENYVQAGGMGGGSWVNSGGEWAGEGGDCDCXPAPPSFNLPPPPRLPPSPEQPFLAPVDCEAPLTCPSILGAREDQRPGGGTRAPIAVVVVSAATLVVLVVVAAVIVCRLRGRGRAPKGCTELSGAIIYDDLPSAPSIVPARGRTRFKPVPVDGEMVGMTMGVHLYTPEPRSNAPSEHLYQSISSGSETCSYSTSEAAAHDGRALLRGARHPPRVHAATLTDTDSEEEPLAALGVLDPSDTDTPSPSPAHVRYYCPSAPPLARSPGPDYESVYYVGGARRGRPHTPQQRGLPPLPSRTDRFRTYFSVERGHHRRPRRRPQDRRHNLHHSHPPEAEPLYENLT